Genomic DNA from Verrucomicrobiia bacterium:
CCATGGCACTGGTGCGGATAAAGGCGCGCCGGGTTACCGGGCTGGAGGGTTGGGATGAGCGAGTTGTGCTGGGGCATTTCATAAAGGCATCGAAACACTTTCCGGGATTCATTTCAAGCAAAACAGCTTTGCGCTTTCTTAACGGATCGGCCCGCTCTCTTTATTAGGCTTAACCGGATTGCTGCAGCAGGGTGGCAGCATGAACGAACAAACTAATGTCCCTTGCTCGCAACGGCGCCATCATAGCGCAGCAGCGGCTGGACTGACCGGGAGCGCCAATGTCTGATCTCATTTTTATTTCCATTGTCGTTGTGTTTTTCCTCGTCAGCGGACTTTACGTTAAGTTCTGCGAAAAACTCTAACTGGAGTGAACATGGAAAACATCCTTGTTGGGATCATCGCCTTGTTGCTGTTCATCTACCTTTTTGTGGCGATGATTCGCCCCGAACAGTTCTGAGCAGGGCAGGGCCACAAATACCGTATCCAGAGCGACTATGCATTCGATTGATTGGTTGCAACTTTGTTTGTATGTGGGGGCGTTAGCGCTCATCACCAAACCGATGGGGCTTTACCTGGTCCAGGTCCTCGATGCCAATGGCCGGACCTGGCTGGACCCCATCATCAAACCCTTTGAGCGACTCACCTATCGGCTGATAGGGGCCAACCCCGAAAAGGAGCAGGATTGGAAAGAATATGCGTTTGCCATGCTGCTCTTCAGCCTGGTGAGTTGCTTGTTTACTTACGCAATTCTGCGGTTGCAACAGTGGCTGCCGCTGAACCCGCAGCGCCTGGGGCCGGTCAGTCCGGACCTGGCGTTCAACACGGCGGTTAGTTTTACCACCAACACCAACTGGCAGAACTACGGAGGCGAGTCCACGATGTCCTATTTGTCGCAGATGGTGGGCCTGGTCATTCACAACTTTGCTTCAGCCGCGGTTGGCATCGCTCTAGCCGCTGCCCTGGTGCGCGGCATCGCGCGGCATTCGGCCGCAACCATTGGCAATTTTTGGGGGGACTTGATGCGCACCACCTATTACCTGCTGCTGCCTATCTGCCTGGTTTTTGCCGTTTTCCTGGTCTCGCAGGGCATGCTTCAAAACTTCAAGCCCTACACAAAGGCCAAGCTCATCGAACCATTTACCGTGCAGGTCCCCAAAACGGATGACAAAGGCCAGCCGGTTACAACAAATATCGCTGTGCTGGTACAGACGCCCAAACTGGACGCAGCCGGAAACCCGCTCATGGCCAATGGCGTCGCCGTGATGATCGACGTTCCCAAGCTCGACGACAAGGGCCAGCCGGTCATGACCAACGTGCCGGTTATGGTGGACCAAAAAATCGAGGAACAGGTGATTGCCCAGGGACCGGTGGCTTCTCAAGTAGCCATCAAGATGCTGGGGACCAACGGCGGAGGTTTTATGAACGCCAACGCGGCGCACCCGTTCGAAAATCCCACGCCGCTGTCGAATTTCATTCAAATGCTCTCGATCTTTTCGATTGGGAGCGGCCTGACTTATTACCTGGGCCGGATGGTGAAGAACCAGGCGCATGGGTGGTCCGTGTGGGCCGCGATGACGGTTCTATTTCTGGCTGGTGCCTTGTTATGCTGGCACTCCGAGGCGGCGGGCAATCCGCTCCACCAGCAACTCGGAGTTTCAGCCGCTGATGGAAACATGGAAGGCAAAGAGGTCCGCTTCGGCATTTTCAATTCGGCCCTGTTCGCCACCATCACCACCGATGCTTCGTGTGGCGCGGTCAACTCGATGCACGATTCCTTTACCCCCCTGGGCGGGTTCGTTCCCCTGTTCAACATCCAGCTTGGCGAGATCATCTTTGGGGGCGTGGGGGCCGGCCTTTACGGGATGCTGGTATTCGTGGTGCTGGCCGTGTTTATCGCCGGCCTCATGGTGGGGCGAACACCAGAGTATCTTGGCAAGAAAATCCAATCGTACGAAGTAAAGATGTCGATGCTGGCGCCGTTGGTGCTGGCGGTTTCCATTCTGGGTTTTGCCGCCTGGGCCTCGGTTAGCGCGTGGGGCCTGGCAGGGTTGAACAACAACGGCCCGCACGGATTGAGTGAAATTCTTTACGCATCCAGCTCGACAAACGGCAATAATGGGAGCGCCTTTGCGGGTCTCAGCGGCAATACTCCCTGGTACAACACCACACTGGGATTGGCCATGTTGATTGGACGGTTCCTGATGATCGTTCCCATCATGGGCCTGGCCGGCTCTCTCGCCCGCAAAAAGATTGCACCGCCCAGCGCCGGCACTTTCCCCGTATCCGGCTTTACCTTTGTCGTATTACTGCTCGGAACCATTCTCCTGGTCGGCGCCCTCAACTTTCTCCCGGGACTGACGTTGGGACCCATCGTCGAGCATTTTCTCATGGGTAAAGGACAACTCTTTTAGGGAACACTATGCAGCAAAAACCTCCGTCTCTCTTTGATTGGAACATTGCCGGACCGGCAATCGGGGACTCGTTTCGCAAACTGGACCCGCGGTTGATGGTTAAGAACCCGGTCATGTTCGTTACCATGGTCGGCGCGATTCTGACCACCGCCGGCATCTTTACTGGCGCAGCCGCCGAGCGCTGTTTCATCACGCAATTGGCCATTTGGCTCTGGTTCACCGTGCTTTTCGCAAACTTCGCCGAAGCGGTGGCCGAAGGGCGAGGCAAGGCGCAAGCGGAGAGCCTGCGCAAAGCGCGCAAGGATACTATAGCCCGGCGCCTTCGCGATAAACGGGAGGAAAAGGCGCCCGCGACCCTGTTGCAGAAGGGCGACCTCGTCGTGTGCGAGGCTGGCGACACAATTCCAGCCGACGGTGAAGTAGTCGAAGGCATCGCCAGTGTGGATGAGTCGGCCATCACGGGTGAATCGGCGCCGGTCATTCGCGAAAGCGGCGGCGACCGCAGCGCGGTCACAGGCGGCACGCGGGTCATCAGCGATCGTATCGTGCTCCGGGTGACGCAGGAGAAAGGCCAGGCCTTTCTAGACCGGATGATTGCGATGGTTGAAGGGGCCAGCCGCCAAAAGACTCCCAACGAAATCGCCCTGACTATCCTCTTGGCGGCCCTGACATTTATCTTCCTGCTGGTCTGTGTGACGCTGAAACCGTTTGGCATTTATTCGGGCGTGCTCTTCTCGGTGCCGGTGCTGGTGGCGTTGCTGGTATGCCTGATCCCCACCACCATTGGCGGTTTGCTCAGCGCCATCGGCATCAGCGGCATTGACCGCCTCATCCGCCGCAATGTAATGGCCACCAGCGGACGCGCTGTGGAAGCCGCCGGGGATGTGGATGTGCTGCTGTTGGACAAAACCGGCACCATCACCCTGGGCAACCGCATGGCGACGGATTTCATTCCTGCGCCAGGGGTCGCCCCGGAGCGCCTCGCCGATGCCGCTCAACTCGCTTCCCTCGCTGATGAAACCCCGGAAGGCCGCTCGGTTGTCGTTTTGGCCAAGCAACGGTTCAATCTGCGCGCCCGGGAAGTAGCCGAAACGCACGCGAAATTTGTCCCGTTTACGGCCCAAACACGGATGAGCGGCGTTGATTTCTATGCCGGGCCACACGACTCAGATGCCGGCCAGGAGCAAAATCGCCAAGGAGGTGGCGGAGTTGCTTTAGTAGCGGCGATGCCGGTGGCGCGGGTTACAGAGGAGTCTGCATCATGCGCTACAACGGTAAGCTGCAGAGGCCTCTCCCTCGCCCTTTCAGAAGGGGCCGAAGGGGAGAGGGGTCCCTCCACCTGCAATCCACCCCAGGCTCCTCAGAGCATACGGACCATTCGCAAAGGCGCAGCCGAGGCCATGCGGGCGCACCTCGAGCGGTTGGGCGGGAGGTTTCCACAGGCTGTCACTCAAGCGGTTGATGAAATCTCGCGCTCGGGCGGCACGCCGCTGGTCGTTTCAGACGGCCCCGAGGTTTTGGGTGTTATTCACCTCAAGGACGTCGTTAAGGGCGGCATCAAGGAACGGTTCGCTCAACTGCGCAAGATGGGCATTCGCACCGTGATGATTACCGGCGATAATCCGCAGACAGCCGCCGCTATTGCCGCCGAGGCCAGGGTCGATGACTTCATCGCCCAGGCAACTCCCGAAGCCAAGCTCAAGCGCATCCGCAGCGAACAGGCCGCCGGCCACTTGGTCGCCATGACCGGGGACGGCACCAACGACGCCCCGGCCCTGGCCCAGGCCGACGTCGGCGTAGCCATGAATACAGGAACACAGGCCGCCCGCGAGGCCGGTAATATGGTGGATTTGGACAGCAATCCGACCAAGCTCATTGAGATCGTCGAAATCGGAAAGCAACTGCTCATCACTCGCGGTTCCCTGACCACGTTCAGCATCGCCAATGATGTCGCCAAATACTTCGCCATCGTGCCCGCGATGCTGATGGCCACCTTTCCGGCTATTGCTCCATTGAACCTCATGCGCCTGCAGAGCCCAGCCAGCGCCATCCTCAGCGCAGTCATTTTCAACGCGGTCATCATCATCGCCCTCATCCCGCTGGCACTGCGCGGGGTAGCTTATAAACCGATGGGGGCCCTGGCGATTCTCCAACGCAACCTGCTCATTTACGGGTTAGGCGGCGTTATCATCCCGTTCATCGGGATCAAAATCATCGATGTGCTCATCACCTCTCTGAGGCTGGCCTAACAATCTTATGAAAAACTTCTTTGCCGAACTTCGCAGCTCGATCGTGACCACGCTGGTTCTTGCGGTGGTCTGTTGCGGGCTTTACCCGCTGGCCGTTTTCGGAATTGCCCAGGTCTTCTTTCGAGACCGCGCCAATGGCAGCCTCATTGTTGAACCGGACGGAACGGTGCGCGGCTCACGGCTGATCGGGCAGCAGTTTACAGCAGACAAGTATTTCCACTCACGCCCCTCCTCGGCGGGCAATAGCTATGATGCCGCCAATTCCAGCGGGAGCAACCTGGGCCCAACCTCGCAGAAACTACGGGAGGCCATAGCTCAAAACGTCGCCGATTATCGCTCACAAAACGGCCTGGCAACCAATGCCGCGGTTCCGGCCGATGCGGTTACGGGCTCAGGCAGCGGGCTGGACCCGCATATCAGCCTGCAAAACGCTGAACTCCAGGCCGCCCGCATCGCCAAAGCGCGCGGGCTTCCATTGGAGAAAGTGCGGGACCTTATCGGGCAGTACATCGATCCCGCCTCCCTGGGAGTGCTGGGCGAACCGGGTGTGAATGTGTTGGAATTAAACCTGGCCTTGGACGCCGCCGTTCCCTTGACCGGAGCAAAATCTGTAGCACAAGCCCGATGAAACCATCGCTTTGGGGTATGGAACCTACAACACACCTCGCAGAGGCGAGCTCGGCAAGTCCCTGTTTGTCCCCTTGCGCCAAGGTCTTGTCTGGAAACCGGGGGAATCCTGTCCGCAGAATTCTTTTGGCCACAGATTTCTCGCCAGCTTCTCTCAAAGCGGCTGAGCGCGCTATCGCGCTGGCGAGCCAATGCGGGGCCACGCTGACAATTCTCCACGTCATCAATATCAATGCGCAACCGGCGCGTGGGGAGTTAGGCACGGCTGAAGAGCTCATGAAACAACGCTGGGCCGAAGGCTCCGTCCAAATGGGCCGTTTGGCGTGGTCCTTGAGCGGCCAGGTCGAGGCGCAAACGCTGATCGAGGAGGGATTGCCTTGGGAGAAAATCGTCGAGAAGAGCGGCGATTTCGATCTGTTGATTCTAGGCAAAAGCAGCGCCCAGCCAGGCTGGAGGCCCTTTTCACAGCACACGGTCCGGCGGGTGATTCGAAATGCCGCCCGCCCTCTGCTGGTGGTTCCCGCATAAAAAGCAGGTGCTGCGTGCTGGATTGGGCAGCTATTCGATCTCGCATTCCAGAGCGGTAGCGGATAGCGGAGGCAGAGTGATGCTGTTGGCCTGCGGCATTAGTTGCACAATTCTTACCCGCTCTGGTTCATTCCAGTGATTCATCACGTCCGGCTGCCCCGCATTGAGAACATCGCAAACCGCCTCCGCTTTTACCGCGCGCGCGCGGCCAGCGAATCCGTCGAAGGCGAAGGACCAGTTGAGCGGCTGCCGTTTCAGATTGACGGCAAAGATAGCCAGGGATTTTTTGTCGAGTGACTCGCAGGCGAACAGGTCCGGGCCGGAGTTGGGCTGGACCAATGTTAAAGGAAGCGGCCTGGCATGGCGCGCGTAGAGCTGCATGATGTAATAGCTGGGCCGCTTGAGCAGGCCGAACCCTGCGGCGGAGGTTTCGTAAATTGCGCCGCAGTAGCTGTTGGCCATATTAGAGCGGCAGGCGATCTCCACTTTATCTGAGTGGCGCATGACGACATGGAGGTAGCGCGCGTTCATTAAGGCCCCCGCAAGCGTCATCATCCTGG
This window encodes:
- the kdpC gene encoding K(+)-transporting ATPase subunit C, yielding MKNFFAELRSSIVTTLVLAVVCCGLYPLAVFGIAQVFFRDRANGSLIVEPDGTVRGSRLIGQQFTADKYFHSRPSSAGNSYDAANSSGSNLGPTSQKLREAIAQNVADYRSQNGLATNAAVPADAVTGSGSGLDPHISLQNAELQAARIAKARGLPLEKVRDLIGQYIDPASLGVLGEPGVNVLELNLALDAAVPLTGAKSVAQAR
- the kdpA gene encoding potassium-transporting ATPase subunit KdpA; this translates as MHSIDWLQLCLYVGALALITKPMGLYLVQVLDANGRTWLDPIIKPFERLTYRLIGANPEKEQDWKEYAFAMLLFSLVSCLFTYAILRLQQWLPLNPQRLGPVSPDLAFNTAVSFTTNTNWQNYGGESTMSYLSQMVGLVIHNFASAAVGIALAAALVRGIARHSAATIGNFWGDLMRTTYYLLLPICLVFAVFLVSQGMLQNFKPYTKAKLIEPFTVQVPKTDDKGQPVTTNIAVLVQTPKLDAAGNPLMANGVAVMIDVPKLDDKGQPVMTNVPVMVDQKIEEQVIAQGPVASQVAIKMLGTNGGGFMNANAAHPFENPTPLSNFIQMLSIFSIGSGLTYYLGRMVKNQAHGWSVWAAMTVLFLAGALLCWHSEAAGNPLHQQLGVSAADGNMEGKEVRFGIFNSALFATITTDASCGAVNSMHDSFTPLGGFVPLFNIQLGEIIFGGVGAGLYGMLVFVVLAVFIAGLMVGRTPEYLGKKIQSYEVKMSMLAPLVLAVSILGFAAWASVSAWGLAGLNNNGPHGLSEILYASSSTNGNNGSAFAGLSGNTPWYNTTLGLAMLIGRFLMIVPIMGLAGSLARKKIAPPSAGTFPVSGFTFVVLLLGTILLVGALNFLPGLTLGPIVEHFLMGKGQLF
- the kdpF gene encoding K(+)-transporting ATPase subunit F, translated to MENILVGIIALLLFIYLFVAMIRPEQF
- the kdpB gene encoding potassium-transporting ATPase subunit KdpB, which encodes MQQKPPSLFDWNIAGPAIGDSFRKLDPRLMVKNPVMFVTMVGAILTTAGIFTGAAAERCFITQLAIWLWFTVLFANFAEAVAEGRGKAQAESLRKARKDTIARRLRDKREEKAPATLLQKGDLVVCEAGDTIPADGEVVEGIASVDESAITGESAPVIRESGGDRSAVTGGTRVISDRIVLRVTQEKGQAFLDRMIAMVEGASRQKTPNEIALTILLAALTFIFLLVCVTLKPFGIYSGVLFSVPVLVALLVCLIPTTIGGLLSAIGISGIDRLIRRNVMATSGRAVEAAGDVDVLLLDKTGTITLGNRMATDFIPAPGVAPERLADAAQLASLADETPEGRSVVVLAKQRFNLRAREVAETHAKFVPFTAQTRMSGVDFYAGPHDSDAGQEQNRQGGGGVALVAAMPVARVTEESASCATTVSCRGLSLALSEGAEGERGPSTCNPPQAPQSIRTIRKGAAEAMRAHLERLGGRFPQAVTQAVDEISRSGGTPLVVSDGPEVLGVIHLKDVVKGGIKERFAQLRKMGIRTVMITGDNPQTAAAIAAEARVDDFIAQATPEAKLKRIRSEQAAGHLVAMTGDGTNDAPALAQADVGVAMNTGTQAAREAGNMVDLDSNPTKLIEIVEIGKQLLITRGSLTTFSIANDVAKYFAIVPAMLMATFPAIAPLNLMRLQSPASAILSAVIFNAVIIIALIPLALRGVAYKPMGALAILQRNLLIYGLGGVIIPFIGIKIIDVLITSLRLA
- a CDS encoding universal stress protein encodes the protein MATDFSPASLKAAERAIALASQCGATLTILHVININAQPARGELGTAEELMKQRWAEGSVQMGRLAWSLSGQVEAQTLIEEGLPWEKIVEKSGDFDLLILGKSSAQPGWRPFSQHTVRRVIRNAARPLLVVPA